In a single window of the Arachis hypogaea cultivar Tifrunner chromosome 6, arahy.Tifrunner.gnm2.J5K5, whole genome shotgun sequence genome:
- the LOC112805198 gene encoding uncharacterized mitochondrial protein AtMg00810-like yields MDSTTRLHQDDSPPLSDPFIYRHLVGRLIYLTTTRPDITYVTQQLSQFMATPTQVHYAAALRVLRYLKNNPGRGLFFPRSSSLQIYGFSDSDWAGCPDTRHSLTGYRFFLGDSLISWRTKKQTTVARSSTEAEY; encoded by the coding sequence ATGGATAGTACCACTAGACTTCATCAAGATGATAGTCCTCCTTTGTCTGATCCATTTATTTATCGGCATCTTGTGGGTCGATTGATTTACCTAACCACAACTCGTCCGGATATCACCTACGTCACCCAACAGCTTAGCCAATTCATGGCCACCCCTACTCAAGTTCACTATGCAGCAGCTCTTCGAGTACTTCGATATCTGAAAAATAATCCAGGCAGAGGTCTTTTCTTTCCCAGATCTTCTAGTCTTCAGATATATGGCTTCAGCGATTCCGATTGGGCAGGTTGCCCAGATACCCGTCATTCATTAACTGGTTATCGTTTCTTTTTGGGAGATTCTTTAATCTCTTGGAGGACTAAGAAGCAAACTACTGTTGCTAGATCTTCAACGGAAGCTGAGTACTGA